The following coding sequences lie in one Euhalothece natronophila Z-M001 genomic window:
- a CDS encoding DUF3368 domain-containing protein: protein MKTPEFVIADTSSLIVFKKIGRLELLQFVYSEITITSEVESEYGETLPAWVRVENASNQEQQKFLEGELDTGEASSIALAMEYPDSLMILDDLKARKVARKFNLVFTGTLGVISKARAEGYLNELKPIIDQILETNFRISDQVIRALLSKHEE, encoded by the coding sequence TTGAAAACGCCTGAATTTGTCATTGCTGATACCAGTTCCCTGATTGTTTTCAAAAAAATTGGAAGACTGGAGCTTTTACAATTTGTTTATAGTGAAATTACGATTACTTCAGAAGTTGAATCTGAATATGGTGAAACTTTACCAGCTTGGGTTCGAGTGGAAAATGCGAGCAACCAAGAACAACAGAAGTTTCTGGAAGGGGAATTAGATACGGGAGAGGCTTCTAGTATTGCTCTAGCAATGGAATATCCTGATTCCCTGATGATCTTAGATGATTTAAAGGCTCGCAAAGTGGCTAGAAAGTTCAATCTTGTTTTTACAGGAACATTAGGTGTCATTAGTAAAGCTAGGGCTGAAGGATATCTGAATGAACTCAAGCCAATTATTGATCAAATTTTAGAAACAAATTTCCGCATCTCCGATCAAGTAATTAGAGCTTTATTATCGAAACATGAAGAATAA
- a CDS encoding UPF0175 family protein produces the protein MRTLELNIPNTIEETDEELRLLIAAKLYENGTLSSGQAAAVAGLSKREFIEILGDYQISLFSTSVEELELDIENA, from the coding sequence ATGCGAACTTTAGAATTAAATATTCCTAATACAATTGAAGAAACTGATGAAGAACTGCGATTGCTAATTGCGGCTAAGTTATACGAGAATGGCACCCTAAGCTCAGGTCAAGCAGCAGCAGTGGCAGGGTTAAGCAAGCGAGAATTTATTGAAATTCTAGGTGATTATCAGATTTCCCTCTTTAGTACATCCGTTGAAGAGTTAGAATTGGACATTGAAAACGCCTGA